In the Verrucomicrobiota bacterium genome, TTGGACTCCACACTTTGTAAATCCATAGACTGTCTCGATTTTCACCGGATTCCTGTCCACTCTTCTGGTTTGTTTCAACGATCGCGACTCCCTCATGACCTCCGTGGTGACGGGACTGGTGCTTGCTTTCAACGGAGCGTTGATGTCCCGCCGGCAATCCGCCGCAACGAACCCGGAGTCTGCTAGCGCGGCGCTGATTTTTGCATTCTTTCCATCGGCCATCTGGTTCATGAGCATCCTGCGCCATGCACCCGCGGCCTGGGAGCCGCCCTTGCTCGCTCTCCTTGGTCTTGGCCTCGGTTTGCTGGCGCTCGGGATTCGCTATGCGGAAATGGGTTCCATGGGTCGGCTCTATTTCGTTCCTGCGATCGGATTCGGCATCCTGCAAGGGTTGGACCGGGATTCCGGAATTCCCTGGTGGTCTCCAACGATCGTGGGTTTCGCCGCCACGGCCGCCTGTCATGTCTTGAAGCGCCCAAGCGTCAAGTCTGGAACCGAGACTGGCGTCCAACTTTGGGAAGCTGTCTTGAGCTTGGGGGTGGTCAGCCTGATCACCGTGTGGCTGCAGGCTCGGTTTGAATCTGGAAACTGGATCATCGTCGCCTCGCTCACATCCCTTGGGCTGACAGCCTACGGCCTGGGAACTGGACTGCGATGGATGGCTGGGGCGGCCCAACTGCTTCAATGGCTGGCACTGATCACTTGGGCGCACGGGTTGTTTCAAGCACCGGTCTCCGCAGTTGCGAGTTGTGTTCTGATTTTGGCTGGGCTGGTTTATGCTCGTGTTTCCGAACATATCGCTGCGCGCGTTTCCCCGGAACAGGGAGCAAGACTTCGCGACTTGGCCAGGGTTCATGACGGCACAGCCATCCTCATTTTGCTTGGCTGGACCTGCGGAACTTTGGATCCCGCCTGGCTTGGAGGGGTCTGGACCGGCATGGCCGCCGCGTTGCTGGCGCTCGGCTGGATGAGCCGGCGATTTCGGGTTCTGGGCTGCGGAATGCTCCTGCTCGCGGCTGCCTTTGTGTCCCTCATCGTTCACCACTCCTCGAGCGATCCGGCATCCCGGCTGATGATCCAGATGGGGGCTCCGCTCCTGATGGGGGTTGGTCTGCAGCAACTGGCCCGGCGGTATTCGAACAGGATCGAAGTTCCAGAGAATCTGCAACGGGTTTGGATTGGAGCTCTGGTCCTCGGATTCTGGTTTTTCACTTCCCGATGGACTGTTTCTGCCATGGGCGGGCGAGTCCTCGAGACCCTTGGATTCGTCACCATGGGATTGATGATTTTTGCCGGCGGGATCGGATTGCACGAACGAGGCTACCGCCGTGGCGGGCTTGCCTTGCTTGGTTTTGCCCTTGGCCGCGCCTTGCTGGTGGACGTCTGGACCCTCAGCCTTCCTTATCGAATCGTTTGTTGCCTCGGATTGGGTGTTGCCCTTTTGGTGCTTGGCTACTTCTACAACCGGTTCCAGGACCGCCTTCGGCCATGGCTTTAACTTTAGAACGGCAATTGCCGTTTTCAGGTTTAACCTCCCGACTAACTTGATACTGAAGTTACGCACCGTCTCGCACCCCGGCCCGGCGGAGTTCTTGGCTAAAAACGGCAATTGATCAGCATCGATCTGTCGCAAGATCTTGGCGGCAAAGGCCTTTCTCAAGTTTCGATGGATCACCTTGCGGATCCACTTCAACTTTCGGCAGGCCTTTGCCACTCAAGCTTTTGCGCATCTCGACGCAGCTGAATTGCCGCTTCTAGGTTTAAGGATGAAAGAGATCGGTTCGGAGCCTTCCGCACGGAAGCCGCGAGGCGAGCTCAGGACGGTTCGTTTTCCTGGATGAACCGATCCTCCCCCAGGACTTCGATCAAGGTTTTGAGGGCGTGCAGTGCGGCCAGGGAAAATACCAACGGATACGCGGCCTCGAAGTACCACAGCCTGGCAAAATAGAATCCAATCGGAGTTGGGATGATGTCCTCAGCCCCTTGGATCTTCGCGGTCAGCCAGTCGGCTCCGGCACGGGCGGCTTGCAAATGGAGCGGGTCGGCGGGCAAACCCATCCCTGGGCGGAGCTGAAGGCGGAGATCGTCGGGCGATAAATAGGGCAGGCTGGGGATATTTTCCAGGGGCTCGCCCGAAACCCCAAGCGCAATGATGCCCGCCGCCAGTGCCTCCAAAGCGAGGGACGTCTCTTCAAGGGTCGAGGGAGCGCCCTGAGTCCCGCCCCAACCTCCATCCTCATTGCGCACGGAGGCGATCCAGTTCAGTGCCGCGCGCAGCATCACCGGCACTTGGGGAAAGACGCGATGATTGAGCGATGACAGCGCCATCACCACGCGCGAAGTTCCATAGACCGGATTCGTTTCATCCTTTTGGTGATGGCTGCCGAACCACAGCGGGATCCACGACCCGTTGGATTGCTGGGAATGTTGGAGAAAGCCGAGAGCACGCGTGATGGAGCGCCGGATTTGAAGTTTGTGCTTGGGGCTGAAGTCCTCGCTCCAAATCGTCCAGGCCCGGACGGCATGAGCGGTGATGTCCGGACTGCTGCGATCGAAGGGCAGCGTTCCCCAACCGCGGCAAAAGGTGGGCACGCCTCCGTCTCGATTCTGGAGCCCCCGCAGCCAGTTCAGCCCCGTGGCGGCCGCCCTTGACGAACGGGATCCGCTTGGATCGAGGTGTCGCAAAGCGATGAGGGCGCCGGAGGTGTCATCCGCGTCTGGAACTCCACCCGGCAGAGGGGTCCAGGCCCAACCGCCCGGAGGAGCTTGCGTGTAGGAATGCGGATGGCGGAATTGAGCCGCGAGCAGCCAGGAGAGGAGCAAGTCTCTTTCCGTGGGATCGGGGATGGGATGGGGAGGCTTGAGCCAAGGGCTCATGCCCATGGCGTTGACGGCCAGGGTCGAGACCCACACGGCGAGATTCGTATCGATGGGCCAACTGCCGTCCGATCGCGCCGATTTCCTCAGAAATTCGATGGCCTTCAGGACGACAGGGTGGTGGTCGAATCCGGCCCCGATCAAACTCATCGCGACAAAGCTGGTCAGCGGCGTGGCCTCGAGGAACCCCCCGTTTGAAGGTTGGATTTCCGCGAGCACGCTGAGCACCCTGCGGGTGGCCAGGTTTCGGACCCAGCGGCACGGAAGCCAGCGCGAAGGTTGTCGGCGATGATGAACCAGCCCGATCGCAATCAACGCGGGCAGTGCGTAACTCACCACCGGGAGACGCAACGTGGCGAACCAGGACCGTGGAAAGGCGGCGAGCTCGAAGGGCAACGGGATCACGTGCTGCCATGCATGTTCTTCTGGACCGAGGCAACCCGCCAGCGCCGCCATGGTGAGGATGGGAACGGAAAACGTGCGATCTTTGCCGTAGCGAGCGATGATTTCCTTCGCGAGCTGGTTTCCCTCGAGTCCGCCCGCAGCTTGGCGGATCCAGGCTTCCGCGCGCTCCAGGGTGGCAACATGCCGCGGATCGGTCTTCCCCGCGGAACCGGCCCGCAAGGCGGACCAGACCAGCGTGGTGGTGCTCAGATTGCTAGGACTGGCGGTGGTATCGCCCCATCCCCCGTCGGAATTGGCGTGAGCCACAAGCCAGGCATCACCCCGGCTGATCAATTCGTCCAGGTCGGAATTGTGTTCCGAAGTGTTCCTTTGCTGGAGCTTGAGCGCGAACACGGCGGTCGCGGTGGAAAGCGCGCTGGAAGAAAGATGGCCCTCCCAAGATCCATTGGGTTGGCGGAGTTGAATCAGCCGCGTGCCCGTGACGCGGAGCGCTTGGTTGATTCGATCGGGGAGGTCCGGGTGCGAAACGTCCCGGCTTCGCGCGGTCATGGGGACGGCGTGCGGTCGAGCGAAGACCCGTGGGACCGCCGGGAAGGCAGCAGGGTGCAGGCATCCTTGCAGCCAAACCACCGGCTGAGTAGATGGCGATTGCGGCTCACGTGCTTATAGACCCATTCGGCGATCAGAATGACGCCGGGAATCCAAAGCAACAGTCCGACGGGGATCAGCAGGGGAAGGCGCAGGCTGACAAAGCGGATGCAACGGGCTCCCCGATGAATGGCGCCATCGCGAACCACCACGTGCATGGCTTCGAAAAGGGCGTCCGGCGTCACCCCGCGCGCGTATTGGACCGCTTCAGGATCGCTGATCGGCGCAAGGCGCAAGCAGTGGAACCAATCCAGCCAGGTCAGCAACTTCATTTGAAAGGTGCAGAAGGAGCAGTCCCCGTCATAAAGCACCAGATGGCGCGCCAACGCCGGCAAGGGAACCTCTTGCGAACGCGAGGGAATGATCTGCTCGGGAGCGCTTTGGCTCATGCGAGCCGCATGGTGTTCCCGCCCTAGCCGGGAAGCAATGGCGAATTCGACACGGAAGCCTCAAACGCTCGGGATTTGACCTGTGATGGATGTTGAACTTCACGGAGATATCCGGGTTACGAAGTGGATATCCGAATCGAGATCCTCCGTGTCTTGGTGGGAGGATTCGTCCAAGGCCGGTGCATCCAGAGTTTGTCGGTGACCGGGGTCGGCTTAGGGTTCGGCGGTGAGGGCGATGAGGAAAGGGAAGTTTCCCTCTGCGAGATCCGACTCGAAATCCAGGGTGGCGATCGTTTTGCCGGGGTGGGGATTGGTCCAGGCGAAGTGGTGGAGGAGCGGTTTGTAGCCGCCGTCAGCAGTTCGCCCGCGGCTTACGGGGAGGTTCCAAATGACGTCCACAGTGGGGGAACCGAAACCAAGACGCCAGAAGCAGATGGTGTTGTCCGCTTCCGGCCTTGGGTTTGGGTCGTTACGATCGAATTGCTGAAATGGACGGAGGGGAATGATCTCGGACGTGCCGTCGGTGTAGTGGAGGACATACCGGCCGATGACGGGAACGAATGTGCCGGGGTTGCCGGTGCTATCGTGGAGGAAGTGGAGTTTGCGCGCGTGTTGGCGGATGGGGATGCCGGTGACCTTTTGGGGATAGAATCGATCGGTTCCCGGGGGGGCTTGGCCCAACCGGAAAGCACGACCGCGCCGCGGATGTCGAAGGGAATGTTGGGCGCGGGGGGCTGGGAGTTCGGGAACCCTGCAGACGGGGTGTTGAACCTCAAGACGCCGCGGGGGAGTTCCGCGTAGTTGAGGTCGAGGTGATCCGTGCGGGTGACGGGGACGAAGGCCACATCGAGCAACGCGGTATAGTGGCGTGAGAGATCGATGCATTCGGGGGGGGTATTCGGATCTCGCTGGGGCCAGAGCGAATGGTCGATGGTTTGGACAGGATCGAGAGGGGATTGCGGGGGGCGAAGTAAGTGGGTCATGCGGCGGGCGTGGTCGGCACGGGCGTAGTGCTCGATCCGATCGGGGAGTTGGTTGTGGCTTGGGCCCGGGTAGGAGGAGGCGAGCCATGGGAACGCGTTCCAGCGGGTGGCCACGCCGACGTCGTCGCCGCTGAACACGCCGAGGCCGTCGGGTGTGATGGCGGTGGAGTTGTAGGCCGTGGGGTTTCCGTCGAGGGACATCAGGTTGCGCGCGGTATCGGGATCCCAGACCTCCTGGGCGGGTCGTCCCTCGTCCGACAGAAGCTGGGTGCGGCTCACGAAGAGGCGCCGTCCGTCGCGCGTGTAGGCGAGGCCGCGGATGGAGCCGCTGCCCGGGAGCGATTTGGTTTCGCGCCAGCGTTCGACGTCCCAGACGAACACCCGGTTGTCCCAACCGTCGGTCACGGAAAGCTTTCCGCGGATGCCGAACGGTGCGAACGGGTGGAATTGGGTCCAGTTTGTGGACATGGCAGGCAGCGAGAAGTCATCCAAAATGGTTATCTCTGCGGCTGCGGCGCGAATCGGCGAGCATGCGGCGAGCAGGACGGTGCCGGCGAGGACGAGCCTGTGGAGTGGGCTGGTGTGATGACGGGATGGGATGGGATTCATGGTGTTGGGAATAATGTCATGAGCTCTCCGGGCGCGGCCGGTTTCGACCACCCGAGTCGTTCACGTGAGTTAAAAGTTTTTTCGAGTGGAGGTTCCGCGGGGATGTCGAGCACCGTTGCGGACGAGGGGGCGAACGACTCCAACACGAGGCGGACGACTCGCGACGAGGAGCCGCGAGATCGCCGCGATGCCGGAGGTGCGCTGGGGAAGTTACGGGTATGACGAAGGCGGTTCCGATCTGGCAAACGGGCTGGGCGCGGCGGCGGTGACTGAGCTGGTTTCGAGGGCGTTGGTGCTCGAGACATCGGGAACGGCCCCCGCGGACATGATCGCTAAGGATGCTCTGTCCCATCGATACGGACGTTCTGATCGAAGGAGTGAGAGCTGATCCAGAGTTCATTTCCTGGCTCGAATCCGTCTCGGAAGTCGCCTCAGAGGATGTGGTGCGAGGCGAATTCCTGCTTGGCGTCCATGCGGTTCCCGACCCAGCCAAACGCAGGCGTGGGGAGGAGTTTTATGTCGAGCGCATCAATGGCCTGGCATCCTTGGCGAGTGATCCATCCGATTAGGAATCAGCGGCACGGATTGCCGGGTCGGCATGGTGTCAAGGATGGACCGACGTCGACCCGTTGAGCGGCACATCGGCTTCCCCCTGCTCCAGCCCTCCAGCCATTCCGCCGATTTTCAACTTGAGCGAGGGAATCGAGTTTGGCTTAATCCCGCTCCCTGGCGCGGTCGCGACTGCGCTGGAATTGGTCGGTAGGATACCCAAGTGGCCAACGGGGGCAGACTGTAAATCTGCTGGCTTACGCCTACGCTGGTTCGAATCCAGCTCC is a window encoding:
- a CDS encoding DUF2339 domain-containing protein — protein: MFTGFLSTLLVCFNDRDSLMTSVVTGLVLAFNGALMSRRQSAATNPESASAALIFAFFPSAIWFMSILRHAPAAWEPPLLALLGLGLGLLALGIRYAEMGSMGRLYFVPAIGFGILQGLDRDSGIPWWSPTIVGFAATAACHVLKRPSVKSGTETGVQLWEAVLSLGVVSLITVWLQARFESGNWIIVASLTSLGLTAYGLGTGLRWMAGAAQLLQWLALITWAHGLFQAPVSAVASCVLILAGLVYARVSEHIAARVSPEQGARLRDLARVHDGTAILILLGWTCGTLDPAWLGGVWTGMAAALLALGWMSRRFRVLGCGMLLLAAAFVSLIVHHSSSDPASRLMIQMGAPLLMGVGLQQLARRYSNRIEVPENLQRVWIGALVLGFWFFTSRWTVSAMGGRVLETLGFVTMGLMIFAGGIGLHERGYRRGGLALLGFALGRALLVDVWTLSLPYRIVCCLGLGVALLVLGYFYNRFQDRLRPWL
- a CDS encoding squalene--hopene cyclase, whose amino-acid sequence is MTARSRDVSHPDLPDRINQALRVTGTRLIQLRQPNGSWEGHLSSSALSTATAVFALKLQQRNTSEHNSDLDELISRGDAWLVAHANSDGGWGDTTASPSNLSTTTLVWSALRAGSAGKTDPRHVATLERAEAWIRQAAGGLEGNQLAKEIIARYGKDRTFSVPILTMAALAGCLGPEEHAWQHVIPLPFELAAFPRSWFATLRLPVVSYALPALIAIGLVHHRRQPSRWLPCRWVRNLATRRVLSVLAEIQPSNGGFLEATPLTSFVAMSLIGAGFDHHPVVLKAIEFLRKSARSDGSWPIDTNLAVWVSTLAVNAMGMSPWLKPPHPIPDPTERDLLLSWLLAAQFRHPHSYTQAPPGGWAWTPLPGGVPDADDTSGALIALRHLDPSGSRSSRAAATGLNWLRGLQNRDGGVPTFCRGWGTLPFDRSSPDITAHAVRAWTIWSEDFSPKHKLQIRRSITRALGFLQHSQQSNGSWIPLWFGSHHQKDETNPVYGTSRVVMALSSLNHRVFPQVPVMLRAALNWIASVRNEDGGWGGTQGAPSTLEETSLALEALAAGIIALGVSGEPLENIPSLPYLSPDDLRLQLRPGMGLPADPLHLQAARAGADWLTAKIQGAEDIIPTPIGFYFARLWYFEAAYPLVFSLAALHALKTLIEVLGEDRFIQENEPS
- a CDS encoding DUF393 domain-containing protein codes for the protein MSQSAPEQIIPSRSQEVPLPALARHLVLYDGDCSFCTFQMKLLTWLDWFHCLRLAPISDPEAVQYARGVTPDALFEAMHVVVRDGAIHRGARCIRFVSLRLPLLIPVGLLLWIPGVILIAEWVYKHVSRNRHLLSRWFGCKDACTLLPSRRSHGSSLDRTPSP
- a CDS encoding type II toxin-antitoxin system VapC family toxin, with translation MLCPIDTDVLIEGVRADPEFISWLESVSEVASEDVVRGEFLLGVHAVPDPAKRRRGEEFYVERINGLASLASDPSD